The proteins below are encoded in one region of Campylobacter helveticus:
- a CDS encoding type II toxin-antitoxin system PemK/MazF family toxin, with protein MALSKTVKYGELWITDFEPQMGEEITKKRPALIVSNTQFNLSQKLVFVVPLTTWQQRFYKGIWFLRINKNATNGLDVDSAINCSQLKSFSKDRLIKKIGEVDEKILKEVKFIIDEILDSRFN; from the coding sequence ATGGCATTATCTAAAACGGTTAAGTATGGCGAACTTTGGATTACTGATTTTGAGCCACAAATGGGCGAAGAAATCACCAAAAAACGCCCTGCATTGATTGTTAGTAATACTCAGTTTAATCTAAGCCAAAAACTTGTCTTTGTCGTGCCTTTAACAACTTGGCAACAAAGATTTTATAAAGGAATTTGGTTTTTGAGGATTAACAAAAATGCTACAAACGGCTTAGATGTCGATTCTGCAATTAATTGCTCTCAGCTTAAATCTTTTTCAAAAGATAGACTGATTAAAAAAATAGGGGAGGTTGATGAGAAAATTTTAAAAGAAGTCAAATTTATCATTGACGAAATCTTAGACTCTCGTTTTAACTAA